In one window of Erwinia tasmaniensis Et1/99 DNA:
- the tauB gene encoding taurine ABC transporter ATP-binding subunit: protein MLSVSHLHASYAGKLALQDINLSIDSGELVVVLGPSGCGKTTLLNLIAGFIPADGGSITLDGRPVTGPGADRGVVFQHEGLLPWRNVLDNVAFGLQLAGVEKNERRAVARRMLKKVGLEGAEKRFIWQLSGGMRQRVGIARALAADPRLLLLDEPFGALDAFTREQMQELLLRLWRDSGKQILLITHDIEEAVFLASELILLSPGPGRIVERLVLDFGRRYAAGEACRAIKSDPAFIERREYVLSRVFQQREVFA from the coding sequence ATGCTGTCAGTCTCTCATCTTCACGCCAGCTATGCAGGAAAGCTGGCATTACAGGATATCAATCTGTCGATCGACAGTGGTGAGCTGGTGGTGGTTCTCGGACCGTCTGGCTGTGGCAAAACCACGCTGCTGAACCTGATCGCCGGATTTATCCCGGCTGACGGTGGCAGTATCACGCTGGACGGGCGGCCGGTCACCGGGCCGGGTGCCGATCGCGGGGTGGTGTTTCAGCATGAGGGGCTGCTGCCATGGCGCAACGTGCTGGATAACGTCGCCTTTGGCCTACAGCTGGCCGGGGTAGAGAAAAACGAGCGCCGCGCCGTGGCGCGGCGCATGCTGAAAAAAGTGGGCCTGGAAGGGGCGGAGAAGCGTTTTATCTGGCAGCTTTCCGGCGGCATGCGCCAGCGCGTGGGCATTGCCAGAGCGCTGGCGGCCGATCCGCGCCTGCTGCTGCTGGACGAACCCTTTGGCGCACTGGATGCCTTTACCCGCGAGCAGATGCAGGAGCTGCTGCTGCGGCTGTGGCGTGACAGCGGCAAACAGATCCTGCTGATCACCCATGATATTGAAGAAGCGGTATTTCTTGCCAGCGAGCTGATCCTGCTGTCGCCGGGGCCGGGGCGCATCGTAGAACGTCTGGTACTGGACTTTGGTCGCCGCTATGCGGCCGGAGAGGCCTGCCGGGCGATAAAGTCCGACCCGGCATTTATTGAACGCCGTGAATATGTTCTTAGCCGGGTGTTTCAGCAGCGCGAGGTGTTCGCATGA
- the tauC gene encoding taurine ABC transporter permease TauC: protein MSSLVNEKTPPRKATLRWPLPRQLTISLATLLVLLAVWWAVTRLQLIAPLFLPAPQQVWHQLLTIASPTGFMDATLWQHLAASLTRIVIALLAAVVIGVPVGILMGLNATLRGILDPLIELYRPVPPLAYLPLMVIWFGIGETSKILLIYLAIFAPVAMSALAGVKSAQQVRLRAARSLGASRWQVLWFVVLPGALPEILTGVRIGLGVGWSTLVAAELIAATRGLGFMVQSAGEFLATDVVLAGITVIALIAFALELALRALQRRLTPWHGEQQ from the coding sequence ATGAGTTCACTGGTCAATGAGAAAACGCCGCCGCGTAAAGCGACACTGCGCTGGCCGCTGCCGCGCCAGCTGACCATCAGCCTGGCGACCCTGCTGGTGCTGCTGGCCGTCTGGTGGGCGGTGACCCGGCTCCAGCTGATCGCCCCGCTGTTCCTGCCCGCGCCGCAGCAGGTGTGGCACCAGCTGTTGACCATCGCCAGCCCGACCGGCTTTATGGATGCCACGCTATGGCAGCATCTTGCCGCCAGCCTGACGCGTATTGTGATTGCCCTGCTGGCTGCGGTGGTGATTGGCGTGCCGGTGGGGATTTTAATGGGCCTGAACGCTACGCTGCGCGGCATCCTCGATCCGCTGATTGAATTGTACCGCCCGGTGCCGCCGCTGGCCTATCTGCCGCTGATGGTTATCTGGTTCGGGATCGGCGAAACCTCGAAAATCTTACTGATTTATCTGGCCATTTTCGCGCCGGTGGCCATGTCGGCACTCGCCGGGGTGAAAAGCGCCCAGCAGGTGCGGCTGCGCGCCGCCCGGTCGCTGGGGGCAAGCCGCTGGCAGGTGCTGTGGTTTGTGGTGCTGCCAGGCGCGCTGCCGGAAATCCTCACCGGGGTGCGTATTGGCCTCGGCGTTGGCTGGTCGACGCTGGTGGCCGCAGAACTGATCGCCGCCACCCGTGGGCTGGGTTTTATGGTGCAGTCGGCCGGAGAGTTTTTGGCGACCGACGTGGTGCTGGCCGGTATCACGGTCATCGCCCTGATTGCTTTTGCGCTTGAGCTGGCGCTGCGGGCCTTACAACGCCGCTTAACCCCCTGGCATGGAGAACAACAATGA
- a CDS encoding hydrolase has protein sequence MEPTSPDHMIFNCPAENPFRPMTGASNAHLQTILPRLVRRRVTLKPHWQRLTLPDGDFIDLAWSENPAQARSKPRVVLFHGLEGSFHSPYAHGLLQAWKARGWLGVVMHFRGCSGVPNRLNRIYHSGETEDASYFLQWLRDAWGEVPTAAVGISLGGNMLACLMGKQGDDCLLDAGVAVSAPLMLEPCSLRLEQGFSRVYQRYLLGLLKQNARRKLRAWPGTLPVNLAQLGSMRQLRDFDNAITARAHGFIDASDYYRRCSALPLLPQVRKPLLIIHAQDDPFMTPDVIPDPALLPPNVEYQLTQHGGHVGFVGGTLRSPQMWLEQRIPQWLTPWLEN, from the coding sequence ATGGAACCTACAAGCCCCGACCACATGATTTTTAATTGTCCGGCTGAAAACCCGTTTCGTCCGATGACGGGAGCCAGCAATGCGCATCTGCAAACCATCCTGCCGCGTCTGGTACGCCGCCGCGTGACGCTGAAACCGCACTGGCAGCGCCTGACGCTGCCGGACGGCGATTTTATCGATCTGGCGTGGAGCGAAAACCCGGCCCAGGCGCGCAGCAAGCCGCGTGTGGTGCTGTTCCACGGCCTGGAGGGTAGCTTCCACAGCCCCTATGCGCACGGCCTGCTACAGGCGTGGAAAGCGCGCGGCTGGCTGGGGGTGGTGATGCACTTTCGCGGCTGTAGCGGCGTGCCCAATCGCCTGAACCGTATCTATCATTCTGGCGAAACTGAGGATGCCAGCTATTTTTTACAGTGGCTGCGCGACGCATGGGGCGAAGTGCCGACCGCTGCCGTCGGCATCTCGCTGGGGGGGAATATGCTGGCCTGCCTGATGGGCAAACAGGGAGATGATTGCCTGCTGGATGCCGGGGTCGCGGTTTCCGCGCCGCTGATGCTGGAACCCTGTAGCCTGCGGCTGGAACAGGGCTTTTCCCGTGTTTATCAGCGCTATCTGCTCGGCCTGCTGAAGCAGAATGCGCGGCGCAAACTGCGCGCCTGGCCCGGCACGCTGCCCGTCAATCTGGCGCAGCTCGGATCCATGCGCCAGCTGCGCGATTTTGATAATGCCATTACCGCACGCGCCCACGGCTTTATTGATGCCAGCGACTACTACCGCCGATGCAGCGCCCTGCCGCTGTTGCCGCAGGTGCGTAAGCCGCTGCTGATTATTCACGCCCAGGACGATCCTTTTATGACTCCTGACGTGATCCCCGACCCTGCCCTGCTGCCGCCGAATGTTGAATATCAGCTGACGCAGCACGGCGGGCACGTCGGTTTTGTTGGCGGAACGCTGCGCAGCCCACAAATGTGGCTGGAACAGCGCATCCCGCAATGGCTCACCCCCTGGCTGGAAAACTGA
- a CDS encoding OsmC family protein yields the protein MQARVKWVEGMTFLGESSSGHQVLMDGNSGDKAPSPMEMVLMAAGGCSAIDVVSILQKGRHNVADCEVKLTSERREEAPRIFTHINLHFIVSGKALADNAVARAVDLSAEKYCSVAIMLGKGVEIGHSYEVIELA from the coding sequence ATGCAGGCACGAGTCAAATGGGTTGAAGGGATGACGTTTTTGGGAGAATCCTCATCCGGTCACCAGGTGCTGATGGATGGTAATTCGGGTGATAAAGCGCCAAGTCCGATGGAAATGGTGCTGATGGCCGCCGGAGGCTGTAGCGCCATTGATGTCGTTTCCATTCTGCAGAAGGGCCGCCATAACGTGGCCGACTGTGAGGTGAAACTGACTTCAGAGCGTCGCGAAGAGGCCCCGCGTATTTTCACCCATATCAATCTGCATTTCATTGTCAGCGGAAAAGCGCTGGCGGATAACGCGGTAGCGCGTGCGGTCGATCTTTCTGCGGAAAAATACTGCTCGGTGGCGATCATGCTGGGCAAAGGAGTGGAGATCGGCCACAGTTACGAAGTGATCGAACTGGCCTGA
- the kefG gene encoding glutathione-regulated potassium-efflux system ancillary protein KefG, whose protein sequence is MSQPPKVLLLYAHPESQDSIANRVLLQPARHAQHVTVHDLYAHYPDFFIDIHHEQQLLREHQIIVFQHPLYTYSCPALLKEWLDRVLSRGFASGPGGNELEGKYWRSVITTGEPEAAYHQQGLNRYPMSDIMRPFELTAQMCRMHWMTPMIIYWARRQSAETMKHYARAYGDWLENPLPHGGV, encoded by the coding sequence ATGTCGCAACCGCCTAAAGTCCTGCTGTTGTATGCCCACCCGGAGTCTCAGGATTCGATTGCCAATCGCGTTTTGCTACAGCCAGCCCGCCATGCGCAGCATGTGACGGTTCATGACCTGTATGCGCACTATCCGGATTTTTTTATCGATATTCACCACGAGCAGCAGCTGCTGCGTGAACATCAAATTATTGTGTTTCAGCACCCGCTGTATACCTACAGCTGTCCCGCTTTATTAAAAGAGTGGCTGGATCGCGTGCTGTCACGCGGCTTCGCCAGCGGGCCGGGCGGTAACGAGCTGGAAGGAAAATATTGGCGCAGCGTGATTACCACCGGAGAGCCTGAGGCGGCCTATCATCAGCAAGGGCTGAATCGCTATCCGATGTCGGACATCATGCGGCCTTTCGAGCTAACGGCGCAGATGTGCCGCATGCACTGGATGACCCCGATGATTATCTACTGGGCGCGGCGTCAAAGCGCTGAAACGATGAAACACTATGCCCGCGCCTACGGCGACTGGCTGGAAAATCCGCTGCCACACGGAGGAGTTTAG
- a CDS encoding phosphoribulokinase → MSTKHPVIAVTGSSGAGTTTTSLAFRKIFQQLNLRAAEVEGDSFHRFTRPEMDMAIRKARDMGKHVSYFGPEANDFGLLEHTFSEYGRSGTGKSRKYLHTYDEAVPWKQVPGTFTPWQPLAEPTDVLFYEGLHGGVVTPQHNVANSVDLLVGVVPIVNLEWIQKLVRDTSERGHSREAVMDSVVRSMEDYINFITPQFSRTHINFQRVPTVDTSNPFAARGIPSLDESFVVIHFQGLDDIDFPYLLSMLQGSFISHIKTLVVPGGKMGLAMELIMGPLVKRLMEGKSIG, encoded by the coding sequence ATGTCGACCAAACATCCGGTGATTGCCGTTACCGGCTCCAGCGGGGCAGGAACCACTACCACCAGCCTGGCATTCAGGAAGATTTTCCAGCAGCTGAACCTGCGCGCAGCAGAAGTCGAGGGGGACAGCTTCCATCGATTTACACGCCCGGAAATGGATATGGCGATCCGCAAAGCGCGCGATATGGGCAAACACGTCAGCTATTTTGGCCCGGAGGCGAATGATTTCGGGCTGCTGGAGCACACGTTTAGCGAATATGGACGCAGCGGCACAGGCAAGTCGCGCAAGTATCTGCATACCTATGATGAGGCCGTGCCGTGGAAACAGGTACCAGGCACCTTTACGCCGTGGCAGCCGCTGGCAGAGCCGACCGATGTGCTGTTTTATGAGGGGCTGCACGGCGGCGTGGTCACACCGCAACATAACGTGGCGAACAGCGTCGATCTGTTGGTTGGCGTGGTGCCCATCGTCAACCTTGAATGGATCCAGAAGCTGGTACGCGACACCAGCGAACGCGGCCACTCGCGCGAAGCGGTGATGGACTCGGTGGTGCGATCCATGGAGGACTACATTAACTTTATTACTCCGCAGTTTTCACGCACCCATATCAACTTCCAGCGCGTTCCGACGGTGGACACTTCCAACCCGTTTGCCGCGCGCGGTATCCCTTCCCTGGATGAAAGCTTCGTGGTGATCCACTTTCAGGGGCTGGACGATATCGATTTCCCTTATTTACTGTCGATGTTGCAAGGTTCGTTTATCTCACATATCAAAACCCTGGTGGTGCCGGGCGGTAAAATGGGGCTGGCGATGGAGCTGATTATGGGGCCACTGGTAAAACGATTGATGGAAGGAAAGAGCATCGGCTGA
- a CDS encoding ABC transporter ATP-binding protein → MIVFSSLQIRRGVRVLLDNATATINPGQKVGLVGKNGCGKSTLLALLKNEISADAGSYSYPGNWSLAWVNQETPALDMPAIEYVIDGDREFRQLESELAHANEINDGHAIATLHGKLDAVQAWTIQSRAASLLDGLGFSQEQLQRPVSDFSGGWRMRLNLAQALICRSDLLLLDEPTNHLDLDAVIWLERWLKSYSGTLILISHDRDFLDPVVDKILHIEQQSIFEYTGNYSSFEIQRATKLSQQQSMFEHQQQKVAHLQSFIDRFKAKASKAKQAQSRIKMLERMELIAPAHVDNPFTFSFREPESLPNPLLKMEKVSAGYGERKILNSIKLNLVPGSRIGLLGRNGAGKSTLIKLLAGELAPLQGDIGLAKGIKLGYFAQHQLEFLRADESPIQHLVRLAPKVLEQQLRDYLGGFGFQGDKVSEETRRFSGGEKARLVLALIVWQRPNLLLLDEPTNHLDLDMRQALTEALIDFEGALVVVSHDRHLLRSTTDDLYLVHDGKVEPFAGDLEDYQQWLSDLQRQSAADAAPKTDGANSAQARKDQKRREAELRTQTQPLRKQLEKLEKLMEKHNVQLAEAEDKLSDATLYEQARKADLTAALQQQATAKSALEECEMAWLEAQEQLEAMLAS, encoded by the coding sequence ATGATTGTATTCTCCTCGTTACAAATTCGTCGCGGTGTCCGCGTCCTGCTGGACAACGCCACGGCGACGATCAACCCCGGCCAGAAGGTTGGTCTGGTGGGTAAAAACGGCTGCGGTAAATCCACCCTGCTGGCGCTGCTAAAAAACGAGATAAGCGCCGATGCGGGCAGCTACAGCTATCCGGGAAACTGGTCGCTGGCATGGGTGAATCAGGAAACCCCGGCGCTGGATATGCCGGCCATTGAATATGTTATCGATGGCGACCGCGAATTTCGTCAGCTGGAATCTGAATTAGCCCATGCCAATGAAATAAACGATGGCCATGCCATTGCCACGCTGCACGGCAAACTTGATGCGGTACAGGCCTGGACTATTCAGTCACGCGCGGCCAGCCTGCTCGACGGCCTGGGCTTCAGCCAGGAACAGCTACAGCGTCCGGTCAGCGATTTTTCCGGCGGCTGGCGCATGCGCCTGAACCTGGCACAGGCGCTGATCTGCCGTTCTGACCTACTGTTGCTAGACGAACCCACCAACCACCTTGATCTTGATGCGGTGATCTGGCTGGAGCGCTGGCTGAAAAGCTATAGCGGTACCCTGATCCTGATCTCGCACGACCGCGACTTCCTCGATCCGGTAGTGGATAAGATCCTGCACATCGAGCAGCAGTCCATCTTCGAGTACACCGGCAACTACAGCTCGTTTGAAATTCAGCGCGCCACCAAGCTGTCGCAGCAGCAGTCAATGTTCGAGCATCAGCAACAAAAAGTGGCGCATCTGCAAAGTTTTATCGACCGTTTTAAAGCCAAAGCCAGCAAGGCAAAGCAGGCCCAAAGCCGGATAAAAATGCTGGAGCGCATGGAGCTGATCGCCCCGGCGCACGTTGATAATCCCTTTACCTTTAGCTTCCGCGAGCCGGAAAGCCTGCCAAACCCGCTGCTGAAGATGGAGAAAGTCAGTGCCGGCTACGGCGAGCGTAAAATCCTCAACTCCATCAAGCTCAATCTGGTGCCGGGATCGCGCATTGGTCTGCTGGGGCGCAACGGTGCCGGTAAATCGACGCTGATTAAGCTCCTGGCAGGCGAACTTGCCCCCTTGCAGGGCGATATTGGGCTGGCGAAGGGCATTAAGCTCGGCTACTTCGCGCAGCATCAGCTGGAGTTTCTGCGCGCCGATGAGTCCCCGATCCAACATCTGGTGCGTCTGGCACCGAAAGTGTTGGAGCAGCAGCTGCGCGATTATCTCGGCGGCTTCGGCTTCCAGGGTGACAAGGTGAGCGAAGAAACGCGGCGGTTTTCCGGCGGTGAAAAGGCACGCCTGGTGCTGGCGCTGATCGTCTGGCAGCGCCCCAACCTGCTGCTGCTGGATGAACCCACCAACCACCTTGACCTGGATATGCGCCAGGCGCTAACCGAAGCGCTGATCGACTTTGAAGGCGCGCTGGTGGTGGTATCGCATGACCGTCACCTGCTGCGTTCCACCACGGACGATCTCTACCTGGTACATGACGGCAAGGTCGAACCCTTTGCCGGCGATTTGGAGGATTACCAGCAGTGGCTGAGCGATCTGCAACGTCAGAGCGCCGCCGATGCCGCGCCGAAAACGGACGGCGCCAACAGCGCCCAGGCGCGTAAAGATCAGAAGCGCCGCGAAGCCGAGCTGCGCACCCAAACGCAGCCGCTACGCAAACAGCTTGAGAAGCTGGAAAAGCTGATGGAAAAGCATAATGTGCAACTGGCCGAGGCGGAAGATAAGTTGTCAGACGCAACCCTCTACGAACAGGCGCGTAAAGCCGATCTCACCGCTGCGCTGCAACAGCAGGCGACGGCAAAATCAGCGCTGGAGGAGTGCGAAATGGCGTGGCTGGAAGCGCAGGAGCAGCTGGAAGCCATGCTGGCGTCCTGA
- a CDS encoding YheU family protein yields the protein MIIPWKELDPATLDSLIESFVLREGTDYGEHERSLEQKVADVRRQLSSGEVVLVWSELHESVNIMPRGQFHD from the coding sequence ATGATTATTCCCTGGAAAGAACTGGATCCTGCAACGCTTGATAGCCTGATTGAATCCTTTGTACTGCGCGAGGGCACCGATTACGGCGAACATGAACGATCGCTGGAGCAGAAAGTCGCCGATGTGCGTCGTCAACTTAGCAGCGGCGAGGTGGTGCTGGTATGGTCTGAACTGCACGAGTCGGTCAATATTATGCCGCGCGGACAGTTTCACGACTAA
- the tauD gene encoding taurine dioxygenase: MNERIRIQALGPHIGALVSDINLSRPLSDAQFEQLYHALIRHQVLFLRDQPLTPHQQRQLASRFGDLHIHPVYPHAPDVEEIIVLDTHDDNPPDNDNWHTDVTFIETPPAGAILAAKQLPASGGDTLWASGIAAWDALSAPLQALLDGLQGEHDFRKSFQEYKYRSSAEEHQRWQQAVAKNPPVLHPVVRTHPVSGKKALFVNEGFTTRLIGLKEKESDALLNFLFAHITKPDFQVRWRWQQDDVAIWDNRVTQHYANADYLPQRRIMHRATILGDKPF; the protein is encoded by the coding sequence ATGAACGAACGTATTCGCATTCAGGCGCTGGGTCCGCATATCGGCGCACTGGTCAGTGATATCAACCTGAGCCGCCCGCTGAGCGACGCACAGTTTGAACAGCTTTATCACGCCCTGATCCGCCATCAGGTGCTGTTTCTACGCGATCAGCCGCTGACGCCGCATCAGCAGCGCCAGCTGGCGTCCCGCTTTGGCGATCTGCATATCCACCCGGTTTATCCTCATGCACCGGACGTGGAGGAGATTATCGTGCTGGATACTCACGACGATAACCCGCCGGATAACGACAACTGGCATACCGACGTGACCTTTATCGAAACGCCACCCGCAGGCGCTATTCTCGCCGCGAAGCAGCTGCCTGCCAGCGGAGGCGATACGCTGTGGGCCAGCGGCATTGCCGCATGGGATGCCCTATCCGCCCCGTTACAGGCGCTGCTTGATGGCCTACAGGGTGAGCATGATTTCAGAAAGTCGTTTCAGGAGTACAAATACCGCAGTAGTGCAGAGGAGCATCAGCGCTGGCAGCAGGCGGTGGCGAAAAACCCGCCGGTGCTGCATCCGGTGGTGCGTACCCATCCGGTCAGCGGCAAAAAAGCGTTGTTCGTCAATGAAGGCTTTACCACGCGGCTGATCGGGCTGAAGGAGAAGGAGAGCGATGCGCTGCTGAACTTCCTGTTTGCCCATATTACTAAACCCGATTTTCAGGTGCGCTGGCGCTGGCAGCAGGATGATGTGGCCATCTGGGATAACCGGGTAACCCAGCACTATGCGAATGCGGATTATCTGCCGCAGCGCCGTATTATGCATCGGGCTACTATTCTGGGCGATAAACCTTTCTAA
- the crp gene encoding cAMP-activated global transcriptional regulator CRP, giving the protein MVLGKPQTDPTLEWFLSHCHIHKYPSKSTLIHQGEKAETLYYIVKGSVAVLIKDEEGKEMILSYLNQGDFIGELGLFEEGQERSAWVRAKAACEVAEISYKKFRQLIQVNPDILMRLSSQMARRLQVTSEKVGNLAFLDVTGRIAQTLLNLAKQPDSMTHPDGMQIKITRQEIGQIVGCSRETVGRILKMLEDQNLISAHGKTIVVYGTR; this is encoded by the coding sequence ATGGTTCTCGGCAAACCGCAAACAGACCCAACTCTAGAATGGTTCCTGTCACATTGCCATATTCACAAATATCCGTCCAAAAGCACGCTGATACACCAGGGTGAGAAGGCCGAGACCCTTTACTACATCGTCAAGGGCTCTGTGGCAGTGCTGATCAAGGATGAAGAAGGCAAAGAGATGATCCTCTCCTATCTCAACCAGGGGGATTTTATCGGCGAGCTGGGCCTCTTTGAAGAGGGACAGGAGCGCAGCGCATGGGTACGTGCAAAGGCAGCCTGCGAAGTAGCTGAAATCTCTTACAAAAAATTCCGTCAGCTGATCCAGGTCAATCCTGACATCCTGATGCGCCTGTCTTCACAAATGGCGCGCCGCCTGCAGGTCACCTCGGAAAAAGTGGGGAATTTAGCTTTTCTTGATGTGACCGGACGCATCGCCCAGACGCTGCTGAACCTGGCGAAACAGCCTGACTCAATGACGCACCCCGACGGAATGCAGATCAAAATTACGCGTCAGGAGATCGGCCAGATCGTCGGCTGCTCGCGCGAAACGGTGGGTCGTATTCTGAAAATGCTGGAAGATCAAAATCTGATTTCTGCACACGGTAAAACTATCGTCGTTTACGGCACGCGTTAA
- a CDS encoding LysE family translocator, whose product MELSLFLSMLGFLWVAAITPGPNNMLLTASGANFGFLRSLSLLVGIMIGMQVMLLMVAFGIGGLILLYPSLHLFLKVAGSVYLLWLAWKIGSAEYEKLDTDNPPAAQMPFWQGGLLQLINPKAWLMALGAVASFSLAGEAYRTSVVAISIGMALVNVLSGLIWLAFGTLIGRVLRSRRAWRLFNLFMGLLTAACVLLIWH is encoded by the coding sequence ATGGAACTGAGTCTGTTTTTATCCATGTTAGGTTTTCTCTGGGTCGCTGCCATTACGCCCGGCCCTAATAATATGTTACTCACCGCCTCTGGCGCGAATTTTGGTTTCTTGCGTTCTCTCAGTTTACTGGTTGGCATCATGATCGGTATGCAGGTCATGCTGCTGATGGTGGCGTTTGGCATTGGTGGACTGATCCTGCTTTATCCCTCTCTGCATCTCTTTCTCAAAGTGGCGGGTAGCGTTTATCTGCTGTGGCTGGCGTGGAAAATCGGTAGCGCCGAATATGAAAAGCTGGATACCGATAACCCCCCCGCCGCACAGATGCCTTTCTGGCAGGGCGGCCTGTTACAGCTGATCAATCCCAAAGCGTGGCTGATGGCGCTGGGGGCAGTTGCCAGCTTTAGCCTGGCGGGTGAAGCTTATCGCACCTCGGTGGTGGCTATCAGTATCGGTATGGCGCTGGTCAACGTGCTGTCCGGGCTTATCTGGCTGGCTTTTGGCACGCTGATTGGCCGTGTTTTGCGCAGCCGCCGCGCCTGGCGGCTGTTTAACCTGTTTATGGGCTTACTAACCGCGGCCTGTGTCCTGTTGATTTGGCACTAA
- the tauA gene encoding taurine ABC transporter substrate-binding protein: protein MTAKFAVSILTAALSLTALSVQAVDVTVAYQTSAEPAKVAQADGTFAKESGAKVDWRKFDSGSGVVRALASGDVQIGNIGSSPLAVAASQQVPIEVFLLASQLGSSEALVVKKEINHPQDLIGKRIAVPFMSTTHYSLLAALKHWGIKPEQVQIINLQPPAIAAAWQRGDIDGAYVWAPAVNQLEKEGRVLTDSSQVAEWGAPTLDVWVVRKDFAAKHPDVVSAFARSALAAQKTYLDNPQQWLKQDDYLGKLSRLSGVPTAQVPALVQGNTYLSAAQQVEQLNGPVNQAIVDTANFLKQQGKVPQVASDYGSFVTDRFVKPLAQ, encoded by the coding sequence ATGACGGCTAAATTTGCGGTTTCAATTCTGACGGCGGCGCTGTCGCTGACGGCGCTTAGCGTACAGGCGGTAGATGTTACCGTTGCGTATCAGACCTCGGCGGAGCCGGCGAAAGTGGCGCAGGCCGATGGCACCTTTGCCAAAGAGAGCGGGGCAAAGGTCGACTGGCGCAAATTCGACAGCGGATCGGGCGTGGTGCGAGCGCTGGCCTCCGGCGATGTGCAGATTGGCAATATCGGCTCCAGCCCGCTGGCCGTGGCCGCCAGCCAGCAGGTGCCGATTGAAGTCTTTCTGCTGGCCTCGCAGCTTGGCAGCTCAGAGGCGCTGGTGGTGAAAAAAGAGATTAATCATCCGCAAGATCTGATCGGCAAGCGTATCGCCGTCCCGTTTATGTCCACCACGCACTACAGCCTGCTGGCAGCACTCAAACACTGGGGCATCAAGCCCGAACAGGTACAGATTATTAACCTGCAGCCCCCGGCCATTGCCGCCGCCTGGCAGCGCGGTGATATTGACGGTGCCTACGTCTGGGCGCCCGCCGTTAACCAGCTGGAGAAAGAGGGCAGGGTGCTGACCGACTCTTCCCAGGTGGCTGAATGGGGCGCGCCAACGCTGGACGTCTGGGTGGTGCGCAAAGATTTCGCCGCAAAACATCCTGACGTGGTGAGCGCTTTCGCCCGCAGCGCGCTGGCCGCGCAAAAAACTTATCTTGATAATCCGCAGCAGTGGCTGAAGCAGGATGACTATCTTGGCAAGCTGTCGCGCCTGAGCGGCGTTCCCACCGCGCAGGTGCCCGCACTGGTGCAGGGCAATACCTATCTTAGCGCCGCTCAGCAGGTTGAACAGCTTAACGGCCCGGTGAACCAGGCGATTGTCGACACGGCTAATTTCTTGAAACAGCAGGGCAAGGTGCCGCAGGTGGCCAGCGATTACGGCAGCTTTGTTACCGACCGTTTCGTTAAACCTCTCGCACAGTAA